The Burkholderia pyrrocinia genome includes a region encoding these proteins:
- a CDS encoding methyl-accepting chemotaxis protein: MFSSIRARILAACVAIVVFALVATTLINYLIAHAYNDDAIDRNLTSVASGHVVGIADWVATRSRMIASLQDAALSPDPLPVFKQMATAGGFTNVYAGYADKAFRFSDPTGIPPDYDPTGRPWYKQAAQAGKPVVTPPYVDAGTGNLVVTFAVPILRDGALKGVVAADVAMDSVIANVKSIRPTPASFGMLIDSSGHVVAHPDPKLTLKPVADVSPELGAMSAASVAAANAPVEVSVGGDAKLVRARPVPGTDWYAMVLLDKTEATAGMRSLLTASLITLVVIVGVASLIIGAITATAFRRLSQVRQAMAAIGSGAGDLTQRLPADGRDEVADIARSFNSFVDKLNDVMRQIRDASESVRTAANEIAAGNQDLSSRTESAAASLEETAASMEEITATVGQSAAAAGQADERAAAASRIASHGGVVVSDVVATMEKIEEASGRIGDIIGVIDGIAFQTNILALNAAVEAARAGEQGRGFAVVAQEVRSLAQRSAQAAREVKVLVESTVASVSAGSGQVRQAGDTMREIVSNVSNVTTIISEITHAANEQTRGIQEVNRAVTQLDEMVQQNAALVEQSTAAATALQSQANALATTVGRFKVA; this comes from the coding sequence ATGTTCTCGTCCATCCGCGCCCGCATCCTTGCCGCGTGCGTCGCCATTGTCGTATTCGCGCTCGTCGCCACCACGCTGATCAATTACCTCATCGCGCACGCGTACAACGACGACGCGATCGACCGCAACCTGACCTCCGTCGCGAGCGGCCACGTGGTCGGGATCGCCGACTGGGTCGCCACCCGGAGCCGGATGATCGCGTCGCTGCAGGATGCCGCGCTGTCACCCGATCCGCTGCCGGTGTTCAAGCAGATGGCCACGGCCGGCGGCTTCACGAACGTCTACGCGGGCTACGCCGACAAGGCGTTCCGCTTCTCCGACCCGACCGGCATCCCGCCCGACTACGATCCGACCGGTCGCCCGTGGTACAAGCAGGCCGCGCAGGCCGGCAAGCCGGTCGTCACGCCGCCTTACGTCGATGCCGGCACGGGCAACCTGGTCGTCACGTTCGCGGTGCCGATCCTGCGCGACGGCGCGCTGAAGGGCGTCGTCGCCGCGGATGTCGCGATGGACAGCGTGATCGCCAACGTGAAGTCGATCCGCCCGACGCCGGCGAGCTTCGGGATGTTGATCGACAGCAGCGGCCACGTCGTCGCGCATCCGGACCCGAAGCTCACGCTGAAGCCGGTTGCCGACGTGTCGCCCGAGCTCGGCGCGATGAGCGCCGCGTCGGTCGCGGCCGCGAACGCGCCCGTCGAAGTGAGCGTCGGCGGCGACGCGAAGCTGGTGCGCGCGCGGCCCGTGCCGGGCACCGACTGGTACGCGATGGTGCTGCTCGACAAGACCGAGGCGACGGCCGGGATGCGCTCGCTGCTGACCGCGTCGCTGATCACGCTGGTCGTGATCGTCGGCGTCGCGTCGCTGATCATTGGCGCGATCACCGCGACCGCGTTCCGCCGCCTGTCGCAGGTGCGCCAGGCGATGGCCGCGATCGGCTCGGGTGCCGGCGACCTGACGCAGCGCCTGCCGGCCGACGGCCGCGACGAAGTCGCCGACATCGCGCGCTCGTTCAACAGCTTCGTCGACAAGCTGAACGACGTGATGCGCCAGATTCGCGACGCGAGCGAATCGGTGCGCACGGCCGCCAACGAGATCGCGGCGGGCAACCAGGACCTGTCGTCGCGCACCGAATCAGCGGCGGCGAGCCTCGAGGAAACGGCCGCATCGATGGAAGAGATCACGGCGACCGTCGGCCAGTCGGCGGCGGCGGCCGGCCAGGCCGACGAACGCGCGGCGGCCGCGTCGCGGATCGCGTCGCACGGCGGCGTGGTGGTGTCGGACGTCGTCGCGACAATGGAAAAGATCGAGGAAGCGTCGGGCCGGATCGGCGACATCATCGGCGTGATCGACGGGATCGCGTTCCAGACCAACATCCTCGCGCTGAACGCTGCCGTCGAAGCGGCGCGCGCGGGCGAGCAGGGCCGCGGCTTCGCGGTCGTCGCGCAGGAAGTGCGCAGCCTCGCGCAACGCAGCGCGCAGGCCGCGCGCGAAGTGAAGGTGCTGGTCGAATCGACGGTCGCGAGCGTGTCGGCCGGGTCCGGGCAGGTGCGCCAGGCCGGCGACACGATGCGCGAGATCGTCTCCAACGTGTCGAACGTGACGACGATCATCTCCGAGATCACGCACGCCGCGAACGAGCAGACGCGCGGCATCCAGGAAGTGAATCGCGCGGTCACGCAGCTCGACGAAATGGTGCAGCAGAACGCGGCGCTCGTCGAACAGTCGACCGCCGCCGCGACCGCGCTGCAGTCGCAGGCGAACGCGCTGGCGACGACGGTCGGGCGGTTCAAGGTCGCGTGA
- a CDS encoding CsbD family protein has translation MNKDQVKGRVKEAKGKLKEVVGKIVGNRTSRLKGKAEQVVGKTQASFGDVKERLKKRP, from the coding sequence ATGAACAAAGATCAGGTAAAAGGCCGCGTCAAGGAAGCAAAGGGCAAGCTGAAGGAGGTGGTCGGCAAGATCGTGGGAAACCGAACGAGCAGATTGAAGGGCAAGGCCGAACAGGTCGTCGGCAAGACTCAAGCGTCATTCGGCGATGTGAAGGAGCGACTCAAGAAGCGGCCGTAG
- a CDS encoding sigma-54 interaction domain-containing protein, which yields MINIAMNGTCDADFQNGPLTPMSEPANRQKQRADGRRLSGRSSAMRTLLGRIEKIAPTRACVMIAGESGVGKDIVARRLHDLSARRDGPFVPVNCGAIPPDIAESQLFGHEKGSFTGAIAQREGFFEAARGGTLLLDEIAEMPASLQVKLLRAIESNAIVRVGGAEPIPLDVRIVSATRHNPAEAVRDGRLREDLFYRLAAFALYVPPLRQRDGDVETIAQEFVDTLNARHRSHKRLTDAAIAALRAYSWPGNVRELHNTIERAYILSDEGIDVALPKQAMPPDRTSENAMALPLGATLHHAQQRFIAATLRYFDGNKPLAAKALGISLKTLYNRLALMRDSGRS from the coding sequence ATGATAAATATTGCAATGAACGGAACGTGTGATGCCGATTTTCAAAACGGTCCGCTAACGCCGATGAGTGAACCCGCAAACCGGCAGAAGCAGCGCGCAGACGGTCGCCGGCTGTCCGGCCGGTCCTCCGCAATGCGCACACTGCTCGGTCGCATCGAGAAAATCGCTCCGACCCGCGCCTGCGTGATGATTGCCGGCGAAAGCGGGGTCGGCAAGGATATCGTCGCGCGCCGGCTGCACGATCTCAGTGCACGGCGGGACGGCCCGTTCGTGCCCGTGAACTGCGGCGCGATTCCGCCCGACATCGCCGAATCGCAACTGTTCGGGCACGAGAAAGGTAGTTTCACCGGCGCGATCGCGCAACGGGAAGGCTTCTTCGAAGCCGCGCGCGGCGGCACGCTGCTGCTCGACGAGATCGCGGAAATGCCCGCGTCGCTGCAGGTGAAGCTGCTGCGGGCGATCGAGTCGAATGCGATCGTGCGGGTGGGCGGCGCCGAGCCGATTCCGCTCGACGTGCGCATCGTGTCGGCCACGCGCCACAACCCGGCCGAAGCCGTGCGCGACGGCCGGCTGCGCGAGGACCTGTTCTACCGCCTCGCCGCGTTCGCGCTGTACGTGCCGCCGCTGCGCCAGCGCGACGGCGATGTCGAGACGATCGCGCAGGAATTCGTCGACACGCTCAATGCGCGGCACCGCTCGCACAAGCGGCTGACCGACGCGGCAATCGCGGCGCTGCGCGCGTATTCGTGGCCCGGCAACGTGCGCGAGCTGCACAACACGATCGAGCGTGCGTACATCCTGTCGGACGAAGGCATCGACGTCGCGCTGCCGAAGCAGGCGATGCCGCCCGACCGCACGTCGGAGAACGCGATGGCGCTGCCGCTCGGCGCGACGCTGCACCATGCCCAGCAGCGCTTCATCGCGGCGACGCTGCGCTACTTCGACGGCAACAAGCCGCTCGCCGCGAAGGCGCTCGGGATCAGCCTGAAGACGCTCTACAACCGGCTCGCGCTGATGCGCGACAGCGGCCGCTCGTAA
- a CDS encoding DUF3562 domain-containing protein gives MSKDNLLDSLKEAAEQRAIDADQLRAMLDDEVRVLSSGARVHDYIHVFAIRHLRERMRQQDDLDSDTQAGASATEPDPRQSHRL, from the coding sequence ATGTCCAAGGACAATTTGCTCGATTCACTCAAGGAAGCCGCCGAACAGCGCGCGATCGACGCGGATCAGTTGCGTGCGATGCTCGACGACGAAGTGCGCGTGCTGTCGTCCGGCGCGCGCGTGCACGACTACATCCATGTGTTCGCGATCCGGCACCTGCGCGAACGGATGCGCCAGCAGGACGATCTCGACAGCGACACGCAGGCCGGTGCGTCGGCCACTGAACCCGATCCGCGTCAGAGCCATCGTCTATGA
- a CDS encoding universal stress protein, translated as MQPAQSIPTLARIALAVDSTPESLSAARYARTLLRPGMRLRIVCAIDNPRLVLPDIPRIDALLTSAREDMMREAQTTSERIAALFADSGIEVEQAIVDTSVTGGTVADALVNDTSAWRADVLVVGANPHHGLLRLVEGAMSDTLTTRARCALLIVPAAYARPSDRTLQRLMFAVDGSEPSLHAVRVGLGFAAPTTLLYAAYVIDRAVRLTDIVPVRALEDAYRAEGEDALAKIGSLFHATGNPTKRGVVETRATSDDVAHALMRDAVHWRAELLVVGTHGRRGIAAWLIGSVARRVAHLAEVPVLLVRGAE; from the coding sequence ATGCAACCTGCCCAGTCCATCCCGACGCTCGCGCGGATCGCGCTGGCCGTCGATTCGACGCCCGAATCGCTGTCCGCCGCGCGCTACGCGCGCACGCTGCTGCGTCCCGGCATGCGATTGCGCATCGTCTGCGCAATCGACAACCCGCGCCTCGTACTGCCCGACATCCCGCGCATCGACGCGCTGCTGACGTCGGCGCGCGAGGACATGATGCGCGAAGCGCAAACCACCAGCGAGCGGATCGCGGCGCTGTTCGCCGACAGCGGCATCGAGGTCGAGCAGGCCATCGTCGATACGTCGGTCACGGGCGGCACGGTCGCCGACGCGCTGGTGAACGATACGTCGGCGTGGCGCGCGGACGTGCTGGTGGTCGGTGCAAATCCGCATCACGGGCTGTTGCGGCTTGTCGAAGGCGCGATGTCTGACACGCTGACGACGCGCGCGCGCTGCGCGCTGCTGATCGTGCCGGCGGCCTATGCGCGGCCGTCGGACCGCACGTTGCAGCGGTTGATGTTCGCGGTCGATGGCAGCGAGCCATCGCTGCACGCGGTGCGCGTCGGACTCGGCTTCGCGGCGCCGACGACGTTGCTGTACGCGGCGTACGTGATCGATCGAGCGGTTCGTCTGACCGATATCGTGCCGGTGCGCGCGCTCGAGGATGCGTACCGCGCGGAAGGCGAGGATGCGCTGGCGAAGATCGGCTCGCTGTTCCACGCGACCGGGAACCCGACCAAGCGCGGCGTCGTCGAAACCCGCGCGACCAGCGACGACGTGGCCCATGCGCTGATGCGCGACGCCGTGCACTGGCGTGCCGAACTGCTGGTGGTCGGCACGCATGGCCGACGCGGCATCGCCGCCTGGCTGATCGGCAGCGTCGCGCGCCGCGTTGCGCACCTCGCGGAAGTGCCGGTGCTGCTCGTGCGCGGTGCCGAGTGA
- a CDS encoding ATP-binding protein, with translation MKTLTRELLRQGAWVVLAVGLASALQAWAIRVVGEHAPFAPLPFYAGVAAAAWLTSFGGGLAATAASVAVIGTLWWRDAPLATLLAQAGAFVAISFVECVLVMAVKPLLANDRLREIDDDADARSPPREPAPAARAPDDGLLRRVVDASPDAIVGVDAARRITSWNPAARRIFGIDAAQATGRDVAAMIAPRWLRRHPVPASFAHLRAPAGPLDVLCVRRDGGRFPATFAASPIVDAQGNCTGLSITLREARERRLGERRNLRSLRGARDARVQADTSNRLKDELLATVSHELRTPLNVIYGWVEVLRNVDGQGFAQQAIDAIDRSARSLSRMVGDLLDASSLATGRLRLERMPVDLVRVVRDATRELDATAQANGLVLSTAYAMPTCVIPADGERLRQVLSNLLSNAIKFTPPGGRIDVSLTRAGERVRLSVADTGQGIAPEYLPHLFETFSRPEVAFASPKRGLGLGLSIVRDIARLHGGEVVATSAGAGRGTTVTVMLPAGWDADDPAEDLTRSTGPAAAVALGGQRVLVVDDDATSRASLAAALETMGAQVSTAQSGHDALDAVERHPPSVVLSDLAMPDGDGFWLLDRIRHLPSGGGHLPVVAVTAHAGKADRHRVLAAGFDAYLCKPVDMPTLASVIVDVAPDDAHGGKGRDR, from the coding sequence ATGAAGACCCTGACCCGTGAACTGTTACGGCAGGGTGCATGGGTCGTGCTGGCCGTCGGGCTGGCGTCCGCGCTGCAGGCGTGGGCGATTCGCGTCGTCGGCGAGCACGCGCCATTTGCACCGCTGCCTTTCTATGCAGGCGTTGCGGCTGCCGCATGGCTGACGTCGTTCGGCGGCGGCCTGGCCGCGACCGCCGCGAGCGTGGCCGTGATCGGCACGCTGTGGTGGCGCGATGCGCCGCTGGCCACGCTGCTCGCGCAGGCCGGCGCGTTCGTCGCGATCAGCTTCGTCGAGTGCGTGCTCGTGATGGCCGTGAAACCGCTGCTCGCGAACGACCGTCTGCGCGAAATCGATGACGACGCTGACGCTCGCTCGCCGCCTCGCGAGCCTGCGCCCGCCGCGCGCGCGCCTGACGACGGCCTGCTGCGCCGTGTGGTCGACGCTTCGCCCGATGCGATCGTCGGGGTCGATGCCGCCCGGCGGATCACGAGCTGGAACCCGGCCGCGCGACGGATCTTCGGGATCGACGCGGCGCAGGCGACCGGCCGTGACGTCGCCGCGATGATTGCGCCGCGCTGGTTGCGGCGGCATCCGGTGCCCGCATCGTTCGCGCACCTGCGCGCGCCGGCCGGGCCGCTCGACGTGCTGTGCGTGCGCCGCGACGGCGGCCGTTTTCCTGCGACCTTTGCCGCATCGCCGATCGTCGATGCCCAGGGCAACTGCACGGGCCTGTCGATCACGCTGCGCGAAGCGCGCGAACGCCGCCTCGGCGAGCGGCGCAACCTGCGCTCGCTGCGCGGCGCGCGCGACGCACGCGTGCAGGCCGACACGTCGAATCGGTTGAAGGACGAGTTGCTGGCCACGGTGTCGCACGAACTGCGCACGCCGCTGAACGTGATCTACGGCTGGGTCGAGGTGCTGCGCAACGTCGACGGGCAGGGCTTCGCGCAACAGGCGATCGACGCGATCGATCGCAGCGCGCGGTCGCTGTCGCGCATGGTCGGCGACCTGCTCGACGCGTCGTCGCTCGCGACGGGCCGGCTGCGCCTCGAACGCATGCCGGTCGATCTCGTGCGGGTCGTGCGCGACGCCACGCGTGAACTCGACGCGACGGCGCAGGCGAACGGGCTCGTGCTGTCGACTGCATACGCGATGCCGACCTGCGTGATTCCAGCGGACGGCGAACGCCTGCGCCAGGTCCTGTCGAACCTGCTGTCGAACGCGATCAAGTTCACGCCGCCGGGCGGCCGCATCGACGTGTCGCTGACCCGTGCGGGCGAACGCGTGCGGCTGTCGGTGGCCGATACGGGGCAAGGCATTGCGCCGGAATACCTGCCGCACCTGTTCGAGACGTTCAGCCGGCCCGAGGTTGCGTTCGCGTCGCCGAAGCGCGGCCTCGGGCTCGGCCTGTCGATCGTGCGCGACATCGCGCGACTGCACGGCGGCGAAGTCGTCGCGACGAGCGCGGGCGCCGGACGCGGGACGACCGTGACAGTCATGCTGCCGGCCGGCTGGGACGCCGACGATCCGGCCGAGGACCTGACGCGCTCGACGGGCCCGGCTGCCGCGGTCGCGCTCGGCGGCCAGCGCGTGCTGGTCGTCGACGATGACGCAACGTCGCGCGCGAGCCTCGCCGCGGCGCTCGAAACGATGGGCGCGCAGGTGTCGACCGCGCAGTCGGGGCACGACGCGCTCGACGCGGTGGAACGACATCCGCCGAGCGTCGTGCTGTCGGATCTCGCGATGCCCGACGGCGACGGTTTCTGGCTGCTCGACCGCATCCGGCATTTGCCGAGCGGCGGCGGGCACCTGCCCGTCGTCGCGGTCACGGCGCACGCCGGCAAGGCCGACCGGCACCGCGTGCTGGCCGCCGGCTTCGACGCGTATCTGTGCAAGCCGGTCGACATGCCGACGCTGGCGAGCGTGATCGTCGACGTCGCGCCGGATGATGCGCATGGCGGGAAAGGACGCGACCGGTAG